In Rhodopirellula bahusiensis, the following proteins share a genomic window:
- a CDS encoding penicillin-binding protein activator LpoB, whose translation MDGTFQNESAQKSSNSNDEISLSEPISRRGILAAAMLRMTAGVAIVGAGTTGCASRRYGHLLASDDKDMVGSHEAGAATWNPLVDEAVAKILSRCPPPNESVIFPGQFADNGTPAQMASHLQTSPESMVDPATGEAIIGSQVSLPGSAPLVQGPAKVCFIGIENKSAEELVDFKDQLYERIDSQLNSGSSFRSISRRMVDAALIETRMRPDSLFLPQNRGAFAAALGRQGTPVDYLLYATITSGTTDRNKSTQRDYLLTLEMVNLESGDYIKESSKIRKGYHNTRAGKWWNFGLFDQADG comes from the coding sequence ATGGATGGCACTTTCCAAAACGAATCCGCACAAAAATCATCGAATTCCAACGATGAGATTTCTTTGAGCGAACCCATTTCCCGTCGGGGGATCCTCGCGGCCGCAATGCTGCGAATGACCGCCGGAGTCGCCATTGTAGGTGCCGGGACCACTGGTTGCGCCTCGCGACGCTACGGGCATTTGCTCGCCAGCGACGACAAAGACATGGTCGGCAGCCACGAAGCGGGCGCCGCAACATGGAACCCGTTGGTGGACGAAGCGGTCGCGAAAATTTTGAGTCGTTGCCCGCCGCCCAACGAGTCGGTGATCTTTCCGGGGCAATTTGCCGACAACGGAACGCCAGCCCAAATGGCGAGCCATTTGCAGACTTCGCCCGAGTCGATGGTCGACCCCGCGACTGGCGAAGCCATCATCGGATCGCAAGTTTCGTTGCCGGGATCCGCTCCTTTGGTGCAGGGTCCGGCCAAGGTTTGCTTCATTGGCATCGAAAACAAAAGCGCCGAAGAACTGGTCGATTTCAAAGACCAACTGTACGAACGCATCGATTCGCAACTCAATTCGGGCAGCTCTTTCCGTAGCATCAGCCGCCGAATGGTCGATGCCGCGTTGATCGAAACTCGGATGCGTCCCGATTCGTTGTTCTTGCCACAGAACCGAGGTGCATTCGCCGCGGCATTAGGGCGGCAAGGCACCCCGGTCGATTACTTGCTGTACGCAACCATCACGTCCGGCACGACGGATCGAAACAAGTCGACTCAGCGGGACTACTTGCTGACGTTGGAAATGGTCAACTTGGAATCAGGCGACTACATCAAAGAGTCGTCGAAGATCCGCAAGGGCTATCACAACACGCGAGCGGGCAAGTGGTGGAACTTCGGTTTGTTCGACCAAGCCGACGGATGA
- a CDS encoding COG3014 family protein — MIPAIVFRTLPLIAALLTTTLAGCAAKLAHIDTARNAFASGDPDTAREVLSKVADGGGRFATPAKLDLAMVDLAVGDATSAEKTLRELRDEFDASLKVAPLHEAAAMVTDDTARKFRPAGYEQVMIRTMLAMCSLVRDGDDAESYINQAAMLQAKLQQEHDERRSSVFGEVAADKLTANPHQELALAPYLRGVLREENLHDLDDARRNYQLVSAIRPSFLPAADDLKRATEGVHSKPGHGALYVFSLVGRGPVLEAVEAPATTAAMTVANALMLNQENEEDDVDTLPKITSVKVPSVMIPPSDIAAVTVASYIPTGPNTLPLYELHGATQPLTDVAGMVQQQVDAEMPWTIARGMIRQGGKELAVASVRKNLGLTGPAGTMFQFATSTAWTATETADTRCWGLLPREIQVLRAELPAGDHTVEFAPVRYDGQPIAAPSRLPLRIHNAKNTYVLIVAPTQQIYVVTAATP; from the coding sequence ATGATCCCTGCGATCGTCTTTCGAACGCTTCCATTGATCGCCGCGTTGTTGACGACGACGCTGGCGGGATGCGCCGCAAAGCTTGCGCACATCGACACGGCTCGGAATGCATTTGCCTCCGGGGATCCGGACACGGCTCGCGAGGTTCTGTCAAAAGTCGCTGACGGCGGTGGGCGTTTCGCGACGCCGGCCAAGTTGGATTTGGCGATGGTCGATTTGGCCGTGGGCGATGCGACGTCCGCCGAGAAAACGCTGCGTGAACTTCGCGACGAATTTGATGCGTCGTTGAAGGTCGCGCCGTTGCACGAAGCGGCGGCGATGGTGACCGACGACACCGCGCGGAAGTTCCGTCCGGCGGGCTACGAGCAAGTCATGATCCGCACGATGTTGGCGATGTGTTCGCTGGTTCGCGATGGCGACGACGCGGAGAGCTACATCAACCAAGCTGCGATGTTGCAAGCGAAGCTGCAGCAGGAGCACGACGAGCGACGCAGCAGCGTGTTCGGCGAGGTCGCTGCGGACAAGCTGACGGCGAACCCGCATCAAGAGTTGGCGTTGGCTCCGTATCTGCGGGGCGTTTTGCGAGAAGAGAACTTGCACGATTTGGATGACGCCCGTCGCAACTATCAGTTGGTCAGTGCGATTCGCCCGAGCTTTCTGCCCGCGGCAGATGATTTGAAACGAGCGACCGAAGGTGTGCACAGCAAACCAGGCCACGGTGCTTTGTACGTGTTCTCATTGGTCGGTCGCGGACCGGTGTTGGAAGCCGTCGAGGCTCCGGCAACCACCGCTGCGATGACGGTCGCCAACGCGTTGATGTTGAATCAAGAGAACGAAGAAGACGACGTCGACACGCTGCCCAAGATCACTTCCGTGAAAGTGCCCAGTGTGATGATCCCGCCCAGCGATATCGCGGCGGTGACCGTTGCCAGCTACATCCCGACCGGGCCGAACACATTGCCGCTGTATGAACTGCACGGTGCGACTCAGCCACTGACGGACGTCGCCGGGATGGTGCAACAGCAAGTGGACGCGGAGATGCCATGGACGATCGCTCGCGGAATGATCCGGCAAGGCGGCAAAGAATTGGCGGTTGCCTCCGTGCGAAAAAACCTTGGATTGACTGGGCCAGCCGGAACGATGTTCCAATTCGCAACCTCGACGGCCTGGACCGCGACCGAAACTGCGGACACGCGTTGCTGGGGTTTGCTGCCGCGAGAGATCCAGGTCTTGCGCGCCGAATTGCCTGCGGGAGATCACACGGTCGAGTTCGCGCCGGTTCGCTACGACGGTCAGCCGATCGCGGCGCCCAGTCGCCTGCCGCTGCGAATTCACAATGCGAAGAACACTTACGTGTTGATCGTCGCTCCGACCCAGCAGATCTACGTCGTGACCGCGGCGACTCCGTGA
- the serS gene encoding serine--tRNA ligase: protein MLDRKFILQNAQLVAENSAKRGVSVDVDAICRLEAERMDALKQAEELNRQANEVSKQIKSAKDNDERQELIAKGRSLREQKDAAGAEQDRLEGEINELQTILPNMTHPDVPEGGEHDANEIGRGKTPVPELDFQPLDHLQLGEKHDLFDFEGGARVAGSGFYFLKNAAVRLDLALQQFAISHLAGKGFTPVSTPDLALTSVLQGTGFNPRGPETQIYSIENTELNLVATAEIPLGGMLSGQVLASEELPLRYCGLSHCFRTEAGAAGRASKGLYRVHQFTKVEMFAFTLPDQSTAMHEEMRELECEIFDALEVPYRVIDTATGDLGGPAYRKYDLEAWMPGRGEAGDWGEVTSTSNCTDYQARRLNVRSKSNTQKGTDFVHTLNGTAIATGRAMIAILENHQRADGTINVPEILRPWVGCDVLECE, encoded by the coding sequence ATGCTCGATCGCAAATTCATCCTGCAAAACGCCCAGCTTGTCGCTGAAAATTCCGCCAAGCGAGGCGTTTCCGTCGACGTTGACGCGATCTGCCGTCTCGAAGCCGAACGGATGGACGCGTTGAAGCAAGCTGAAGAACTCAATCGGCAAGCCAACGAAGTCAGCAAGCAGATCAAATCCGCGAAGGACAATGACGAGCGTCAGGAATTGATCGCGAAAGGTCGCAGCCTTCGCGAGCAAAAGGATGCCGCCGGCGCCGAGCAAGATCGCTTGGAAGGCGAAATCAACGAGCTGCAGACCATCCTTCCGAACATGACGCACCCCGATGTGCCCGAGGGCGGCGAGCACGATGCGAATGAAATCGGTCGCGGCAAAACGCCGGTGCCGGAGTTGGATTTCCAACCGCTGGATCACTTGCAGCTGGGCGAGAAACACGACTTGTTCGACTTTGAAGGCGGAGCCCGCGTTGCCGGTTCCGGTTTTTACTTCTTGAAAAACGCCGCCGTGCGTTTGGACTTGGCACTGCAACAATTCGCGATTTCGCACTTGGCCGGCAAAGGTTTCACGCCCGTTTCAACGCCCGATCTGGCGCTGACCAGCGTGCTGCAAGGAACTGGGTTCAACCCGCGTGGACCTGAAACGCAGATCTACAGCATCGAAAACACTGAGCTGAACTTGGTCGCAACGGCCGAAATTCCCTTGGGCGGGATGCTCAGCGGACAAGTGCTCGCCAGCGAAGAATTGCCACTTCGTTATTGTGGCTTGAGCCACTGCTTTCGAACCGAAGCCGGTGCGGCCGGACGAGCCAGCAAGGGGCTGTACCGGGTTCACCAATTCACCAAAGTCGAAATGTTCGCGTTCACGTTGCCCGACCAAAGCACGGCGATGCACGAAGAGATGCGTGAACTGGAATGCGAAATCTTTGACGCCTTGGAAGTGCCTTACCGAGTGATCGACACCGCGACGGGTGACTTGGGCGGCCCCGCATATCGCAAGTACGACTTGGAAGCCTGGATGCCTGGACGTGGCGAAGCGGGTGACTGGGGCGAAGTGACCAGCACCAGCAATTGCACCGACTACCAAGCTCGTCGATTGAATGTGCGATCAAAGTCCAACACCCAGAAGGGCACCGACTTTGTTCACACGCTCAACGGCACCGCCATCGCGACCGGACGAGCCATGATTGCAATTTTGGAAAACCACCAACGTGCTGACGGAACGATCAACGTTCCTGAAATTTTGCGGCCATGGGTTGGCTGTGACGTTTTGGAATGTGAGTGA
- a CDS encoding DUF2256 domain-containing protein: MSAHRDAKRNLPTKICPVCRREFAWRKKWARDWGKVRYCSNACRKKASTPRTNP, from the coding sequence ATGTCCGCACATCGCGATGCGAAACGGAACCTTCCGACGAAGATCTGCCCGGTCTGTCGGAGGGAGTTCGCTTGGCGAAAAAAGTGGGCTCGCGATTGGGGCAAAGTCCGCTATTGCAGCAATGCGTGCCGGAAAAAGGCATCCACGCCAAGAACCAATCCATGA
- a CDS encoding TatD family hydrolase, whose amino-acid sequence MDFIDPHIHMVSRVTDDYETLARMGCVAVSEPAFWAGFDRGTVDGFRDYFEQLTAVEPKRAAQFGIQHYCWLCINAKEAENVSLSREVIAMIPEFLDRPGVLGIGEIGLNKNTKNEATVFLEHMELAIKYDQPILIHTPHLEDKYQGTRMILDMLCDDSRVNPDRVLVDHVEEHTVSEVLDRGFWAGMTLYPVTKCTPDRAADMIERHAGERLLANSAGDWGISKPTAVPDLIFTMRRRGMDEALIRKVVHDNPVEFFSKSKQFHYTPR is encoded by the coding sequence ATGGATTTCATCGACCCGCACATTCACATGGTCAGCCGTGTGACGGACGACTACGAAACGCTTGCTCGAATGGGATGCGTCGCTGTCAGCGAACCAGCGTTCTGGGCCGGTTTTGACCGCGGCACGGTCGACGGTTTTCGCGATTACTTTGAACAGCTCACCGCGGTCGAACCAAAACGAGCGGCTCAGTTCGGCATCCAGCATTACTGTTGGTTGTGCATCAACGCCAAGGAAGCCGAGAACGTCTCGCTGTCTCGCGAAGTCATCGCGATGATCCCCGAGTTCCTCGATCGTCCCGGCGTGCTGGGGATCGGTGAGATCGGATTGAACAAAAACACCAAGAACGAAGCGACGGTGTTTTTGGAACACATGGAGTTGGCGATCAAGTACGACCAGCCGATCCTGATTCACACGCCGCACTTGGAAGACAAATACCAAGGGACGCGAATGATCTTGGACATGTTGTGTGACGATTCACGCGTCAATCCTGATCGCGTGTTGGTGGATCACGTGGAAGAGCACACCGTCAGCGAAGTGCTCGATCGTGGTTTTTGGGCCGGGATGACGCTTTATCCGGTCACCAAGTGCACGCCCGATCGTGCTGCCGATATGATTGAACGCCATGCCGGTGAGAGATTGCTGGCGAACTCGGCGGGCGATTGGGGCATCAGCAAACCGACCGCCGTGCCCGACTTGATTTTCACGATGCGACGTCGTGGAATGGACGAAGCGTTGATTCGCAAAGTCGTGCACGACAACCCGGTTGAGTTCTTTTCAAAGAGCAAACAGTTTCACTACACGCCTCGGTGA
- the recG gene encoding ATP-dependent DNA helicase RecG codes for MSEPSSSESTLTLTTPIQYLPGVGPARATKLRKLGLRIARDILFLFPRNHTFPPPPTKVADLADGEPATFIGTITDAELVSRTPGKSIFAAIVENDSGAVRIVFFNQPFRAEQLTFETKVRISGTPKLAGLRWEFTHPQYEVVQEGELPDEDAPGGLILANYPLTEGIKQSDLRRLARPLVGELAGQLTEVLPERLRSDAAKRLNAAGLELPDVLPDISEALRGIHLPESKEDLTAAQTRLVFQELLVMQLALAMRRRSLTSELRAPPLECSATVRNRILRRFPFELTGDQRRVMDVIAADMARQFPMNRLLQGDVGSGKTVVAIFAMLVAVAGEHQSTLMAPTEVLARQHYATLKRMLADSRVRIGLLCGSLGAAERRDTVEKIRTGELDIVIGTQALLYGVEFHRLGLCVIDEQHKFGVKQRVTLRDGGVDPHYLVMSATPIPRSVAMTQFGDVDLSTLREKPAGRGAVHTYLAGDSWRNRWWSFVKERVAEGRQAFVVAPRVGPEVEAADEELLEVIDATEPPAEDISSVHATYEQLRTGPLKGLRVGLLHGRMASDEKQQVMESFAEGELDVLVSTTVIEVGIDVPNATVMAILGGNRFGLAQLHQLRGRVSRGTHAGHVCVFVDGDKPPQEDERLKVFEQTLDGFELAEADFRLRGPGDVLGQRQSGDARLRIADLHRDVEILQVAREMAQDWIDQDPEMESEGLEDLKSQVLRRYGNHLDLSDGA; via the coding sequence GTGAGCGAGCCAAGCAGCAGCGAATCCACGCTCACGCTGACCACACCGATTCAGTATTTGCCAGGCGTTGGGCCGGCGCGAGCGACGAAGCTTCGCAAGCTGGGACTGCGAATCGCTCGCGACATCCTGTTTCTGTTCCCGCGGAACCACACGTTCCCGCCTCCGCCGACCAAGGTCGCGGATTTGGCCGATGGCGAACCGGCCACCTTCATCGGAACGATCACCGATGCCGAGTTGGTCTCTCGCACGCCCGGCAAATCGATCTTTGCCGCGATCGTTGAGAATGATTCGGGTGCAGTTCGCATCGTGTTCTTCAATCAACCTTTCCGTGCCGAACAATTGACGTTTGAGACGAAGGTTCGAATCAGCGGCACGCCCAAACTGGCCGGGTTGCGTTGGGAGTTCACACATCCTCAGTACGAAGTCGTCCAAGAGGGCGAGCTGCCGGACGAGGACGCACCCGGTGGTTTGATTCTGGCCAATTATCCGTTGACAGAAGGCATCAAACAGTCGGATCTGCGCCGTTTGGCTCGTCCGTTGGTGGGTGAATTGGCCGGTCAACTGACCGAAGTGTTGCCCGAACGATTGCGATCCGACGCGGCCAAGCGTCTGAATGCGGCTGGGTTGGAATTGCCCGATGTGTTGCCTGATATCTCGGAGGCCTTGCGGGGCATTCATTTGCCAGAGAGCAAAGAAGACCTGACCGCGGCGCAAACTCGATTGGTGTTTCAAGAGTTGTTGGTGATGCAGTTGGCGCTGGCGATGCGACGTCGTTCGTTGACCAGCGAATTGCGTGCTCCGCCGCTGGAGTGTTCCGCGACCGTTCGGAATCGAATCTTGCGGCGGTTCCCGTTTGAGTTGACCGGCGATCAACGTCGTGTGATGGATGTGATAGCGGCCGACATGGCTCGACAGTTCCCGATGAACCGTTTGCTGCAAGGCGACGTCGGTAGCGGCAAAACCGTCGTCGCCATTTTCGCAATGTTGGTCGCTGTGGCGGGAGAACACCAATCCACCTTGATGGCCCCGACGGAAGTGCTAGCGAGACAGCATTACGCGACGCTCAAGCGGATGTTGGCGGACAGTCGTGTGCGAATCGGATTGCTGTGCGGTTCGCTTGGTGCGGCCGAGCGACGCGACACGGTCGAAAAGATCCGGACTGGTGAATTGGACATCGTGATCGGCACGCAAGCGTTGCTGTACGGCGTCGAGTTCCATCGCTTGGGGCTGTGCGTGATCGATGAACAACACAAGTTCGGTGTCAAGCAACGCGTGACGCTTCGCGATGGCGGTGTGGATCCGCACTACCTGGTCATGTCTGCCACCCCAATTCCACGAAGCGTGGCGATGACCCAGTTCGGCGACGTGGACCTGAGCACGTTGCGAGAAAAGCCCGCCGGTCGCGGTGCCGTGCACACGTACTTGGCCGGTGACAGTTGGCGTAACCGATGGTGGTCGTTTGTGAAAGAACGAGTGGCGGAAGGCCGGCAAGCTTTTGTCGTCGCTCCGCGAGTCGGGCCGGAGGTTGAGGCGGCAGACGAAGAGTTGTTGGAGGTCATCGACGCGACGGAACCGCCGGCGGAAGACATTTCGTCGGTGCATGCAACTTATGAACAACTTCGAACGGGACCGTTGAAAGGCTTGCGAGTCGGTTTGTTGCACGGCCGCATGGCTTCGGACGAGAAGCAGCAGGTGATGGAATCATTCGCCGAGGGTGAACTGGATGTTCTGGTCAGCACCACGGTGATCGAAGTTGGCATCGATGTGCCCAACGCGACTGTGATGGCAATCCTGGGTGGCAACCGGTTTGGGCTGGCTCAATTGCACCAACTTCGCGGGCGTGTCAGCCGAGGCACCCACGCGGGCCACGTTTGTGTGTTCGTCGATGGTGACAAACCGCCGCAAGAAGACGAGCGATTGAAGGTTTTTGAGCAAACGCTCGACGGTTTCGAATTGGCCGAAGCGGACTTTCGCCTGCGAGGTCCGGGCGACGTGTTGGGGCAGCGTCAAAGCGGCGACGCTCGTCTGAGAATCGCGGATTTGCATCGCGACGTTGAAATCCTGCAAGTCGCTCGTGAGATGGCCCAGGACTGGATCGACCAAGACCCAGAAATGGAATCCGAGGGCCTGGAAGATCTCAAGTCTCAAGTCCTCCGCCGCTATGGCAACCATCTCGACCTGAGCGACGGTGCGTAG
- a CDS encoding DUF1559 family PulG-like putative transporter, with translation MHGGRVTSHTRRQVKNGGNVASGFTLVELLVVIAIIGILVGLLLPAVQAAREAARRMQCSNNLKQMGLAALNFESAYRKLPEGPLDGAPDAITTSGDPNTAGYPKNGTCCRAATRTGWSTQYKILPFLEGNNIYELGRDDPPYWPYVANNAGEDDVAQSLVSTYYCPSRRSPKGYGSARFGRVDYAGCAGFYSGRPDSTIDFIPEAPLGAPAVSTRSKTNGGLEYSKGGAIVWPGEGDKRTLSDILDGTSNTIVFAEKSLHTSQHGRDGGDNERWNNAGWDECVVRWHFPPKHDRQTVAPLPPESYDAFTNWNRYFGAAHASGLNAAFCDGSVRFFSYNVDAELWKNLCVCDDGEIIGGESL, from the coding sequence ATGCATGGCGGTCGCGTCACTTCCCACACAAGAAGGCAAGTGAAGAACGGAGGCAATGTGGCCTCGGGGTTCACGCTGGTCGAACTGTTGGTTGTGATTGCAATCATCGGGATTCTCGTTGGTTTGCTACTTCCCGCGGTTCAAGCTGCTCGGGAAGCCGCGCGGCGAATGCAATGTTCGAACAATCTGAAGCAAATGGGATTGGCTGCTCTGAACTTTGAGAGCGCCTACAGAAAATTGCCGGAAGGGCCGTTGGATGGTGCCCCGGATGCCATTACCACGAGCGGCGATCCCAATACTGCTGGGTATCCCAAGAATGGAACGTGTTGCCGAGCGGCGACGCGGACTGGGTGGAGCACTCAATACAAGATCCTTCCATTCTTGGAAGGGAACAACATTTACGAACTTGGGCGAGATGATCCGCCATACTGGCCATACGTCGCAAACAACGCCGGAGAGGACGATGTCGCTCAGTCGTTGGTGTCAACTTACTACTGTCCATCACGGCGATCGCCAAAGGGATACGGCAGTGCACGATTCGGAAGGGTCGACTACGCGGGATGTGCAGGGTTCTATAGCGGTCGCCCAGACTCGACCATCGACTTCATTCCGGAAGCTCCCTTGGGTGCCCCAGCCGTTTCAACACGGTCGAAAACAAATGGTGGGCTCGAGTACTCGAAGGGTGGAGCAATCGTTTGGCCCGGCGAAGGTGACAAACGGACTCTCTCAGACATCCTGGATGGAACGTCGAACACGATTGTATTCGCTGAGAAGTCACTTCATACATCGCAACATGGCCGTGACGGAGGTGACAACGAACGATGGAACAATGCAGGCTGGGATGAGTGCGTGGTTCGTTGGCATTTTCCGCCGAAACACGACCGCCAAACGGTGGCGCCGCTGCCGCCAGAGTCCTATGACGCATTCACAAATTGGAATCGCTACTTCGGGGCCGCTCATGCGTCGGGTTTGAATGCAGCATTCTGTGATGGATCGGTTCGATTCTTTTCCTACAACGTCGATGCAGAGCTATGGAAAAACCTGTGCGTCTGTGATGACGGCGAAATCATCGGAGGAGAATCACTATGA
- a CDS encoding IS630 family transposase: protein MTEKQLALLEEFVAARSTPSGLQVRCRIILLARQGHNNEAIEAIVGLGHDAVGTWRRRWRDNWPRLISIECGEGVPALKKAIVELLSDIKRSGRRPRITQTQQADLASKACEDPQDSGRPISQWSSDELAHEMSRIRQAFTISGRWVRELLARMDIRPHHHQYWLFSKDKTKDPMFEVKVDAICTAYAEAIELYCRDGVHTICVDEMTGIQALQRIAPDLPVRRHDVARLEYEYQRHGTTGLFGNLHVATGQIWAPLLRDTRGELDMLENINNVISQGGEDATYRFVMDNLNTHCSETLVKMIATMIGFEGDLGLKGRKGILQSTASRREFLSDPSHRIQFIFTPRHCSWLNQIEIWFGTLRRKLLRRMSFTSIEHLEDRILAFIEYYNSTLARPYKWTYQGTLLAA from the coding sequence GTGACTGAGAAACAGTTGGCGTTGCTCGAGGAGTTCGTGGCGGCCAGGTCGACGCCGAGCGGACTTCAAGTGCGTTGTCGTATCATCTTGCTCGCTCGCCAAGGGCACAACAATGAGGCGATCGAAGCAATCGTTGGGCTTGGACATGATGCGGTTGGAACTTGGCGACGTCGATGGAGGGACAACTGGCCACGTTTGATCAGCATCGAGTGCGGCGAAGGCGTTCCGGCATTGAAAAAAGCGATCGTCGAATTGCTCAGCGATATCAAGCGGTCGGGCCGACGTCCACGAATTACGCAGACACAGCAAGCAGACTTGGCCTCCAAAGCATGCGAAGATCCCCAGGATTCAGGGCGGCCAATCAGTCAGTGGAGTAGCGATGAGTTGGCCCACGAGATGAGCCGCATCCGCCAAGCGTTTACCATCAGCGGCCGTTGGGTCCGCGAGCTTCTCGCCCGCATGGACATCCGGCCGCATCATCATCAGTACTGGCTGTTCTCCAAAGATAAAACGAAGGACCCAATGTTTGAGGTCAAGGTCGATGCGATTTGCACTGCCTATGCCGAAGCAATCGAGCTGTATTGTCGCGACGGTGTTCACACGATCTGCGTCGATGAGATGACCGGCATCCAAGCTCTCCAGCGAATTGCCCCGGACTTACCGGTTCGCCGTCACGATGTCGCTCGCCTGGAATACGAGTACCAACGCCATGGAACAACAGGGCTCTTTGGCAATCTCCACGTTGCAACGGGACAGATCTGGGCACCGCTTCTTCGAGACACGCGTGGCGAACTGGACATGCTCGAGAACATCAACAATGTAATCAGCCAAGGTGGTGAAGACGCAACCTACCGGTTCGTGATGGACAATCTAAACACTCACTGCAGTGAAACACTGGTGAAGATGATCGCTACGATGATCGGCTTTGAGGGCGACCTTGGGCTCAAGGGCCGCAAAGGGATATTGCAGTCGACAGCCAGTCGTCGAGAATTCCTCAGTGATCCGTCTCATCGGATTCAATTTATCTTCACACCTCGCCATTGCTCATGGCTCAACCAAATTGAAATCTGGTTTGGAACGCTACGTCGAAAACTGCTGAGGCGAATGAGCTTCACATCGATCGAGCATTTGGAAGATCGAATCCTGGCTTTCATCGAATACTACAACAGCACGCTGGCAAGGCCATATAAGTGGACCTATCAGGGCACGCT